The Daphnia magna isolate NIES linkage group LG3, ASM2063170v1.1, whole genome shotgun sequence genomic interval TGCTTAAATAGGAAGACAAATGAAGATGGACGATTACCAGGCCTGTTAGCAAAAGAGGAATTCTCAGCTGGGATgtacaaaatgttttttgatACTTCTTCGTATTTTAAGGAAATGAATATCAGCACTTTTTATCCATATGTTGAGGTACTGGTTTTTATGCTATTTCTACAATATTACAAATAAGTAATTCATTCATTCTAGGTAATATTCAACATTGTAAACACAAGTGAACACTATCATGTACCACTACTTGTAAGCCCATTTGGTTACAGTACTTACAGAGGAAGCTAGATTTCAATAGATGGATAGATAGATTTGCCATATTGAGCAAAAGTTCTTTAACATTTTGAGGTAATATATCAAAGGGTGATTGTGGTAAAGAAATACATACAATTATAACTACCTGTTGCTGAAGAGTGTTTGTTCATTCTCATGGTTTTTCTGTCTAATACTTCTCCTGTTCATtgtagttttattattttactgTTTCACTAAACTTGTGTTTGATTTCATATTTATGGTTCTCTAGTAAccaaacaaagaagaaaatctaaTTACACAGACTCCACGTGTGATGAGGTCATCATTTTATTCACAAAACAACGGCACAGCACTGGACAGAGACAAGAACTCCCGAATTCAAAAAATGTCTCCTCGAggtcacattttttaaataataaaaattttgattatcCCTATGGTGTGAGTAGCCTTCGTTTGGTTGCTAACGCGGAGATGCAAttggaaagaaatttttcgaGTAACAGACGTAGATATTCAATAATGTAGGGAACAGCGCAAGATGTAAAGGATTCCAGAAACCAAAGACtgaaaaaccaacaaaaacaaagcgAAACTTCTTTAGCCGGCTTCTCGCTTAGAAAAATTCGTTCTCAGATATTCAGTTAAAAGCAGAAACAAACAACAGAAGGAACAAGTTGAAAGCGAAAACAtgtaaataagaaaataaaggtACAGCCAAAATATCTCCTAAATTATCTGCTTGCGGATAAACCAgattagatttttaaaaagtctaAAACTTTAAGCCGTTTCCCAATTAACGGATTCCACTGATATAAAAGAACTCGTGGTGAGATTTCGTACAAGACGATGATAAAAAGCCATCTAGCTTACAGCGAATGGCACTTCACGCAAACCTTTGCGATACTCGTTGCTGCAGCATCCTTGATAGGCCTGAAAAAAACCGTAGCAGTCCGAAGTActaaaatttttcaaaaaaatatggCGGAACCAAGAAAATCGATCTAAACACTGCTGTGTATTGTTGCTGGACTCACAGCACGATCGACCgttaacaaaaaatgaattcataATCCAAAATGCTGTATGACTATCTCATTAATGTCCAAGTCGTGGTTTTCTCTTGATCCTAAAGTAGAAGTTGATTTATATGATGGCAGTTATGCAAATAGAATATGTCACACCTTTAGCTGTATTCCTTTAAGCTTCAAATCGTCCCTAATTCGATCACAGGCAGTTAGTAAAATTTTCCTAGTATTGACTGCATCAACTGAATCGTCCTAGAAAAAATGGGATTGAACAAAAGCACACTTAGAATTATGAACATAAATTCTGGAATGCTAAAACACCTTTCCCTGTTGATTAGACTTCATGTCTAAAGCACATTGGCGGACTTGACTTCTAAATTCAACAAAGTTATCAATAATCGAAGATGCGTCCGTTTCCGTGGTATCAACCGAATCCCCCTGTAacgtgagaaaaaaaattaattcaggcCTATTGCATAATAATTGTAATGTTACTACGGCAGAAGTTAATCCAAGATTACTGAAGTATTTGGATACAAAGTTCAGTACACTAGCCACAGCCGCGATTCCAGGATTGTGATCCGTTGCTTTCCGATTCACGGTATTTGAATTATTAATTTCTTTCCGAGTTAATAGTATCAACTTTCTAACAGCACTGGTGGCTTGGGCAGTATTGAAATCGTCTCCCAAGTAACTTTTGACCATTGATTCAGTTTCTACTAAGGTCTAAAATTGGCACTGTGTTAAGAATGTGGCAAGCAGcaataatgaaaaattatacaaTACAGTCAGCAACAATTTGGAATTAATCGAAGACTGAAGCACAGTGTTGTTCCGTAGAAAAAACCGACATTCTGTGACAAATACACGAACGACATCCAAGAAATCTTTCGCCAGCCTCAAAGAAGCCTCAGTCAACTCaatgtctttaaaaaatagaagtAATAACAAGAATAAATTaagaacaaacacaaataacTTATTTGTGTCGAAGTATATACAAGTTTACCATTCCTATAACTGGATATTAGGCACATCATACGAAACTGATCTGCTGAATACGTTTGCAAAAATTCTTTGATGCTAACCGTGTTCTTCAAGGACTTTGACATTTTCGTGCCACCGGACAAACGCAAAAGATCTTCGGAGATAAGTGACAAATTAGAATTACGACAAGGATGGTGAATCGCAAATAACAATTTTACTTACTACTATGTATCCAGTGTCCAACCCACTGGGGAATTTCATGATAGGCGCAACATTGAGCTTCTTCGTTTTCGTGGTGAGGGAAAAGTAAATCTATGCCCCCCGAATGGACATCCACCCATGAGCCAAAAACGTAACTAGTTTTCGAAATGCTATCAGTCAAATTTACCGTTAAACATTGGTAAAGTTATCGTTGTACCTAGCCATGGCAGAACATTCAATCTGTAGAATCCAACAGACTAGGTTACAAACAGtgaaaatttagaaaaataaaaaatctttacATGCCAACCGGGTCGTCCTTTACCACCCCAACTCGGTGCCCAGCTAGGTTCAGCGTCAGACTTGGCTGCTTTCCACAATGCAAAATCGTTACTGTTATTCGAGTTTTTCGACTCCGCCATTGATATCTGGAACGGCTTTAACTttccatatttatattttttttcataggcGTTGATGTTGAAGTAAACAGATCCATCGTTAGTTGTATAGGCTAACTCTCGATGTAGTAACGCTTCAATGAAGGATATTATTTGAGGAATAAAGTCAGATACTTTGGTTAGTACCGTTGGTTTCTGAACTGAAAGGCTACCCAAATCATTTAAGAAGGCCATTTCATACTTGCTGGAGACTTCTTTGAAATCAAGTTTCTGAAATCATGTCTAATCATGTATGAAATGAAGAATTATTATGGAGAAAAAGTCAGCAAGAATACCTCATCAATGgctttttgaattattttgtCATCAATGTCTAGAAATGATTATGTAGTAGAAGTTTCTTCAAGACCACATGTCTTACAATATTACTCATACCTGTTATGTTCATAACTTGAATGACATTTAGATTAAAATATTGCTCCAAAACCCTCCTCATAATATCAAAGTTCATGTAGCACCTATAAATTAtgagcagaagaaaaaaataaaagggaagaGGTAAAATGAAATATATGAACGTTAATTGAATACCATGCATGGCCAATGTGAGCGAAGTCATACACAGTTGGGCCACAGATGTACCTTGaacaagaaatttaaaaatatatttatgaataaaataaaatgtgttgTCTAGCTTCCAATTACTATCATTACATTAAAACATGCAATTTTTCAAGGGTTATTACATGCAACAGAAGCTTAGCTATgtattgcttttgtttttttcaataaaccacaaacaaatgtaaataaatttatttttaacaccAGAAAAAATATGCGATAATAGCTGTAATAAATGAGctaatcctttttttttctatgttttTGTCACAGTAACGTATGACTATTATGATTATTACCAGGTCAGAACATTTGGCTGCTTTGTCAAAAGCGGCGACTTTTTCttagaaaatgaatcaaaaacATTTAGTCCTGAAACGGGATTCAAGGGGACAGATGAAAATTTCCTTCTACATGTTTTAATTCGCTTTCCGCAATATTGACTACCAAGACGGAGAATTAGCGGTAA includes:
- the LOC116919585 gene encoding cysteine--tRNA ligase, mitochondrial isoform X1, with the protein product MALPLILRLGSQYCGKRIKTCRRKFSSVPLNPVSGLNVFDSFSKKKSPLLTKQPNVLTWYICGPTVYDFAHIGHAWCYMNFDIMRRVLEQYFNLNVIQVMNITDIDDKIIQKAIDEKLDFKEVSSKYEMAFLNDLGSLSVQKPTVLTKVSDFIPQIISFIEALLHRELAYTTNDGSVYFNINAYEKKYKYGKLKPFQISMAESKNSNNSNDFALWKAAKSDAEPSWAPSWGGKGRPGWHIECSAMASYVFGSWVDVHSGGIDLLFPHHENEEAQCCAYHEIPQWVGHWIHSNLLRLSGGTKMSKSLKNTVSIKEFLQTYSADQFRMMCLISSYRNDIELTEASLRLAKDFLDVVRVFVTECRFFLRNNTVLQSSINSKLLLTTLVETESMVKSYLGDDFNTAQATSAVRKLILLTRKEINNSNTVNRKATDHNPGIAAVASVLNFVSKYFSNLGLTSAVGDSVDTTETDASSIIDNFVEFRSQVRQCALDMKSNQQGKDDSVDAVNTRKILLTACDRIRDDLKLKGIQLKDQEKTTTWTLMR
- the LOC116919585 gene encoding probable cysteine--tRNA ligase, mitochondrial isoform X2, with translation MALPLILRLGSQYCGKRIKTCRRKFSSVPLNPVSGLNVFDSFSKKKSPLLTKQPNVLTWYICGPTVYDFAHIGHAWCYMNFDIMRRVLEQYFNLNVIQVMNITDIDDKIIQKAIDEKLDFKEVSSKYEMAFLNDLGSLSVQKPTVLTKVSDFIPQIISFIEALLHRELAYTTNDGSVYFNINAYEKKYKYGKLKPFQISMAESKNSNNSNDFALWKAAKSDAEPSWAPSWGGKGRPGWHIECSAMASYVFGSWVDVHSGGIDLLFPHHENEEAQCCAYHEIPQWVGHWIHSNLLRLSGGTKMSKSLKNTVSIKEFLQTYSADQFRMMCLISSYRNDIELTEASLRLAKDFLDVVRVFVTECRFFLRNNTVLQSSINSKLLLTTLVETESMVKSYLGDDFNTAQATSAVRKLILLTRKEINNSNTVNRKATDHNPGIAAVASVLNFVSKYFSNLGLTSAGDSVDTTETDASSIIDNFVEFRSQVRQCALDMKSNQQGKDDSVDAVNTRKILLTACDRIRDDLKLKGIQLKDQEKTTTWTLMR
- the LOC116919586 gene encoding 5-hydroxyisourate hydrolase yields the protein MASNYSPLTTHVLNTATGKPANDMQIMLHRMKPDSSWEILREGKTNEDGRLPGLLAKEEFSAGMYKMFFDTSSYFKEMNISTFYPYVEVIFNIVNTSEHYHVPLLVSPFGYSTYRGS